In Geobacter anodireducens, a genomic segment contains:
- a CDS encoding flagellar biosynthesis protein FlgH: protein MKRLAMSIICLALAGCTVERTEVRTPTFDEQLRPAPPTYANGSIWQASTAGLAVDHKARNRGDIITVLIVEQASASKEATTDTERKAEVSASIPYLMGLEKSSTLFGKLTNANPNNLLGASTNSKYEGSGATTRRENLLATMTAKITDVLPNGNFLIEGRRNVKVNNEDQILVLQGTIRPRDVSPDNTISSTLIADARISYTGNGVISDRQRPGWLMNILDYIWPF from the coding sequence GTGAAACGATTGGCCATGTCAATAATCTGTCTCGCCCTGGCCGGGTGCACCGTGGAAAGGACCGAGGTGCGGACTCCGACCTTTGACGAACAGCTCCGGCCGGCCCCGCCCACCTATGCCAACGGCTCCATCTGGCAGGCGTCCACCGCGGGCCTTGCCGTCGACCACAAGGCCCGCAACCGGGGCGACATCATCACCGTTCTGATCGTCGAGCAGGCGAGCGCCAGCAAAGAGGCCACCACCGACACCGAGCGCAAGGCCGAGGTGTCGGCCAGCATCCCCTATCTCATGGGGCTGGAAAAGAGTTCCACCCTCTTCGGCAAGCTGACCAACGCCAACCCCAACAACCTGCTCGGGGCCAGCACCAACTCCAAGTACGAGGGGAGCGGCGCCACGACCCGCCGGGAGAACCTGCTGGCAACCATGACGGCCAAGATCACCGATGTCCTGCCCAACGGCAACTTTCTGATCGAAGGCCGGCGTAACGTGAAGGTGAACAACGAGGACCAGATTCTGGTGCTCCAGGGGACCATCCGCCCCCGGGACGTGTCGCCGGACAACACCATCAGCTCGACCCTGATCGCGGACGCGCGGATCTCCTATACCGGCAACGGCGTCATCAGCGACCGGCAGCGGCCGGGGTGGCTCATGAATATCCTGGACTATATCTGGCCCTTCTAG
- a CDS encoding flagellar biosynthesis protein FlgN has product MDKGLSRLVELLNARGASMEEMVRLLEEERASIVALQAERLQAAVEHKVQVVARMEELDDDCRKVIADEARARGLGEATLSPLLTGTPSPEKAELAGLQARLSTLAREIRDMIADNRRLLETSMVRVGRSLAFFQSRLTVAETYGHSGSMVERSSGGILRKEI; this is encoded by the coding sequence ATGGACAAAGGACTGTCACGGCTTGTTGAGCTTCTGAACGCCCGGGGGGCGAGCATGGAAGAGATGGTCAGGCTGCTGGAAGAGGAGCGTGCGAGCATCGTGGCGCTCCAGGCCGAGCGGCTCCAGGCCGCGGTCGAGCACAAGGTGCAGGTGGTGGCACGCATGGAAGAGCTTGATGACGACTGCCGCAAGGTCATCGCCGACGAAGCCCGCGCCAGAGGCCTGGGCGAGGCAACCCTGTCGCCCCTTCTGACCGGAACCCCCTCGCCCGAGAAGGCTGAACTTGCCGGGCTCCAGGCCAGGCTCTCGACCCTTGCCCGGGAAATCCGCGACATGATTGCCGACAACCGGCGGCTGCTGGAGACTTCCATGGTCAGGGTGGGACGGTCCCTGGCATTTTTCCAGAGCCGCCTCACGGTAGCCGAAACCTACGGCCACTCCGGCTCCATGGTGGAACGCTCCTCCGGCGGCATTCTCCGGAAGGAGATCTGA
- a CDS encoding flagellin encodes MALTVNTNVASINAQRNLNITQLSLGKSLERLSSGYRINRAGDDAAGLAISENMRAQIRSMNQAVRNANDGVSLVQTAEGALNEVSNILVRMRELATQSATGTVSSEQRGYIDSEFQALKGEIDRIASSSEFNGSKLLDGTSATYSFQVGSRNTSNDVISVSISAAGASSIGVGTASVTGTDGANAKAALDSIDSAIQNVSGIRGTLGAVQNRLQSTINNLQVSVENLSAAESRIRDVDVASETAALTRAQILTQAGTAILAQANQTPQSALSLLR; translated from the coding sequence ATGGCACTCACAGTAAACACCAACGTCGCATCCATCAACGCCCAGCGGAACCTCAACATCACCCAGTTGTCCCTTGGCAAGTCCCTTGAGCGCCTCTCGTCCGGCTATCGGATCAACCGCGCCGGTGACGACGCCGCCGGTCTGGCCATCTCCGAGAACATGAGGGCTCAGATTCGCTCCATGAACCAGGCCGTCCGCAACGCCAACGACGGCGTGTCTCTCGTGCAGACCGCTGAAGGTGCTCTGAACGAGGTCAGCAACATCCTGGTCCGGATGAGGGAGCTCGCCACCCAGTCTGCTACCGGCACCGTTTCTTCCGAGCAGCGTGGCTACATCGACTCCGAGTTCCAGGCCCTCAAGGGCGAGATCGACCGGATTGCCAGCTCCAGCGAGTTCAACGGCTCCAAGCTTCTGGACGGCACCTCCGCCACCTACTCGTTCCAGGTTGGTTCGCGCAATACCAGCAATGACGTGATCTCCGTCTCCATCAGTGCTGCCGGCGCCAGCTCCATCGGCGTTGGCACCGCCAGCGTCACCGGTACCGATGGTGCCAACGCCAAGGCCGCCCTTGACTCCATCGACTCGGCCATCCAGAACGTCTCCGGCATCCGCGGTACCCTGGGTGCGGTCCAGAACCGCCTCCAGTCCACCATCAACAACCTCCAGGTGTCGGTGGAGAACCTCTCCGCCGCAGAATCCCGGATCCGCGACGTTGACGTTGCTTCCGAGACCGCAGCCCTGACCCGCGCCCAGATCCTGACCCAGGCCGGCACCGCCATCCTGGCCCAGGCCAACCAGACCCCGCAGTCGGCTCTTTCGCTCCTGCGTTAA
- a CDS encoding flagellar hook-associated protein FlgK, producing MSILSLLDIAKSGITAQRLALEVTSENITNVNTPGYSKQTTVFTTATVSQERGFPLGNGVRVAEIQRAYDDFLQTQLKSESTTKGWSDTVLASMTRAEQLFNEFTTDGLGKSLQDFFGAWQDLTANPQGQPERQAILARGQQLADQFKRVNNYLNDIRTEANQSLEGITANVNDKLRKIASLNEQIKQIEIQGARANELRDQRDLAVRQLAEKVGITYMEQTDGTLNVSLSLGQPLVLGKDAAVLSLQPDAANSGFYRIYSTAPGGTTAVDISSIAGGPGNSQGEMGGTLQVRDSLVNGFLADLDELAYTLATEVNAVHSSGFGLTGSTGIGFFTTPATMAGYSGLGGISVAITNTNDIAAANADPAVGGTGNNTNAKDIASLFDKILPLSGGNMTLGGFYNSLVGKVGVSVQNAERSAALSEGVLKQLNNLRESQSGVSLDEELANLIKYQKAYEGAAKLINTGTEMIDIILGLVR from the coding sequence ATGAGTATCCTGAGCCTCCTCGACATAGCCAAATCAGGCATCACCGCGCAGCGTCTCGCCCTTGAGGTCACCAGCGAGAACATCACCAACGTGAACACGCCCGGCTATTCGAAGCAGACCACCGTTTTCACCACCGCCACCGTGTCCCAGGAACGGGGGTTCCCCCTGGGCAACGGGGTAAGGGTGGCTGAAATCCAGCGCGCCTACGACGACTTCCTCCAGACGCAACTCAAGTCCGAAAGCACCACCAAGGGGTGGAGCGATACGGTGCTTGCCTCCATGACGCGGGCCGAGCAACTCTTCAACGAGTTCACCACCGACGGTCTGGGCAAGTCGCTGCAGGACTTTTTCGGCGCCTGGCAGGATCTGACCGCCAACCCCCAGGGCCAGCCCGAGCGGCAGGCGATCCTGGCGCGGGGGCAGCAGCTTGCGGACCAGTTCAAGCGGGTCAACAACTACCTCAACGACATCAGGACCGAGGCAAACCAGTCCCTGGAAGGGATTACCGCCAACGTCAACGACAAGCTGCGGAAGATTGCCTCCCTCAACGAGCAGATCAAGCAGATAGAGATTCAGGGCGCCCGGGCCAATGAACTGCGCGACCAGCGGGATCTGGCGGTGCGTCAGCTCGCCGAAAAAGTGGGCATCACGTATATGGAGCAGACCGACGGCACCCTCAACGTGAGCCTCTCCCTCGGTCAGCCGCTGGTCCTGGGCAAAGACGCGGCAGTCCTTTCACTGCAGCCCGATGCGGCCAATTCGGGCTTCTACAGGATCTACTCCACCGCCCCCGGCGGCACCACCGCCGTGGACATCAGTTCCATCGCAGGGGGGCCGGGGAACAGCCAGGGGGAAATGGGGGGAACGCTTCAGGTCCGCGATTCTCTCGTGAACGGGTTTCTGGCCGACCTCGATGAGCTGGCCTATACCCTGGCAACCGAGGTGAACGCGGTTCACTCCAGCGGCTTCGGCCTCACCGGCTCCACGGGGATCGGCTTCTTCACCACGCCGGCGACCATGGCGGGATACAGCGGGCTGGGAGGGATATCCGTCGCCATCACCAACACCAACGACATCGCCGCCGCCAATGCCGACCCCGCCGTGGGGGGGACCGGCAACAACACCAATGCCAAGGACATCGCTTCCCTGTTCGACAAGATCCTGCCCCTGTCGGGCGGGAACATGACCCTGGGCGGTTTCTACAACTCCCTGGTGGGGAAGGTGGGCGTGTCGGTCCAGAATGCAGAGCGGAGCGCAGCGCTGTCCGAGGGAGTCCTGAAGCAGTTGAACAATCTGCGCGAATCCCAGTCGGGGGTCTCTCTCGACGAGGAGCTGGCAAACCTCATCAAGTACCAGAAGGCCTACGAGGGGGCCGCGAAACTCATCAACACGGGAACCGAGATGATAGACATCATCCTCGGACTCGTTCGATAG
- a CDS encoding flagellar assembly protein FliW — protein MNVTTTRFGEIVIDEAKIITMPDGMLGFSEKRFALLTPQNITPFCWFQSVENPELAFVVVDTKECAPDYAVKLTAEESEKLCVNDGDEVLLLAVVTMASDPFDITVNLQGPIALNPKRMLAKQIVLEGSRYTTKQPFFDQAARGRASGTGSAAGAVSVA, from the coding sequence GTGAACGTGACCACCACGCGTTTCGGCGAGATAGTCATCGACGAGGCGAAAATCATCACCATGCCCGACGGGATGCTCGGATTCTCCGAGAAACGCTTTGCCCTGCTCACCCCACAAAACATAACCCCCTTCTGCTGGTTCCAGTCGGTGGAGAACCCGGAATTGGCCTTCGTGGTGGTGGACACCAAGGAGTGCGCGCCGGACTACGCGGTAAAGCTCACCGCCGAAGAGAGCGAAAAGCTCTGCGTGAACGACGGCGATGAGGTGCTGCTGCTGGCGGTCGTGACCATGGCCTCAGACCCCTTCGACATCACGGTCAACCTCCAGGGGCCCATCGCGCTCAACCCGAAGCGGATGCTTGCCAAGCAGATCGTCCTGGAGGGGAGCAGGTATACCACCAAACAGCCCTTCTTTGATCAGGCCGCCAGGGGCAGGGCGTCCGGCACGGGGAGCGCGGCCGGCGCTGTCTCTGTGGCATAG
- a CDS encoding flagellar biosynthesis anti-sigma factor FlgM, translated as MLIDSDIVSLSSAGAPPAAPPKAGAGHAARAEAAPVTERVDLSIDKPAIDRLKEAAGNGESFRAERVAEIRQQMAEGSYRVDARSVAMRMIGQNV; from the coding sequence ATGCTGATTGATAGCGATATCGTATCCCTTTCCAGCGCGGGGGCGCCTCCCGCTGCACCGCCGAAGGCGGGCGCGGGGCACGCGGCCAGGGCCGAGGCGGCGCCGGTGACGGAGCGGGTAGATCTCTCCATCGACAAACCGGCCATCGACCGCCTGAAGGAGGCGGCCGGCAACGGCGAGTCGTTCCGTGCCGAGCGGGTCGCGGAGATCAGGCAGCAGATGGCCGAAGGATCGTACCGGGTCGATGCCCGCTCGGTGGCGATGCGCATGATAGGACAGAACGTTTAG
- a CDS encoding carbon storage regulator, producing MLVLTRKMGEVVTIGDSIRIKVVEMKGNQVRLGIEAPNDLRIYREEIYLKVQRENQIAASWNLADLEKAVTCLGADGKE from the coding sequence ATGTTAGTACTGACCAGAAAAATGGGAGAAGTAGTCACCATCGGTGATTCCATCAGGATCAAGGTGGTGGAGATGAAGGGAAACCAGGTGCGGCTCGGCATCGAGGCTCCCAATGACCTGCGCATTTACCGTGAGGAAATCTACCTCAAGGTTCAGCGCGAAAACCAGATCGCCGCTTCGTGGAACCTGGCGGACCTGGAGAAGGCGGTAACCTGCCTCGGCGCGGACGGGAAGGAGTAA
- a CDS encoding flagellar cap protein FliD, translating into MASVSFSGLATGLDSNTLISQLMYLERAPERILESKKSTINSQIDVYNQVTNLLNSFKTLAAGMNTATGFMGKTTSVGDSTVATATSSSIASPGSYTLTVNSLAKNERQVVDQGYASADELNFKTGTFTISGVATPITIAEGQNSLQGIASAINASGANVTASIINDGSANPYRLVITGKDTNNYTLDFSGLTGDPASGTAYATPTITKSGPAYQAGAAASFSVNGIAITKTSNIVTDVIPGVSLTLLKEGGATTTVTVGNDTSGVTKKINDFVGAYNAAMSQINKQSEYNATTKKGGVLSGDSTLRSVKTQLQNILTTPVAGIAGKYSTLADIGITTDRSNGTLAIDSTKLADALGSNFNDVVELFTKNGGVSNLATEKYGVAEQFRKTIDRFTHTYEGPSSTANGIISSRVRGLNDTIKSIDDQIAAMEVRMARKEEALKKQFTAMETLVSSLTTQGNSLINYLYRS; encoded by the coding sequence ATGGCAAGCGTATCGTTTAGCGGATTGGCAACGGGACTGGACTCAAATACGCTCATTTCCCAGCTCATGTATCTGGAGCGCGCTCCCGAGCGGATCCTGGAGAGCAAGAAGAGCACGATCAACAGCCAGATCGATGTCTACAACCAGGTCACGAACCTGCTGAACTCATTCAAGACACTGGCTGCCGGCATGAATACCGCCACCGGCTTCATGGGCAAGACCACGTCCGTGGGGGACAGTACGGTCGCGACGGCCACGTCGTCCAGCATCGCATCGCCGGGCAGCTATACCCTGACGGTAAACTCCCTGGCAAAGAACGAGCGTCAGGTGGTTGATCAGGGGTATGCCTCGGCAGACGAGCTCAATTTCAAGACCGGCACCTTCACCATTAGCGGTGTGGCCACTCCCATCACCATTGCCGAAGGCCAGAACTCCCTCCAGGGGATCGCCTCTGCCATCAATGCCTCCGGCGCGAACGTGACTGCGTCGATCATCAACGACGGATCGGCGAATCCCTACCGGCTCGTCATCACCGGCAAGGATACGAACAATTACACCCTTGACTTCTCCGGCCTCACCGGCGACCCGGCCAGCGGTACCGCCTATGCCACGCCTACCATCACCAAGTCGGGCCCGGCCTATCAGGCGGGAGCGGCTGCCAGTTTCTCCGTAAACGGCATTGCCATCACCAAGACCTCCAACATCGTCACTGACGTGATCCCCGGCGTGTCACTCACCCTGCTCAAGGAGGGGGGAGCCACCACCACGGTTACCGTGGGGAACGATACATCCGGGGTCACCAAGAAGATCAACGACTTCGTCGGCGCCTACAACGCGGCCATGTCCCAGATCAACAAGCAGTCCGAGTACAATGCCACCACCAAGAAGGGAGGGGTCCTCTCCGGGGACTCGACCCTGCGCAGCGTGAAGACGCAGCTCCAGAACATCCTGACCACTCCCGTGGCGGGAATTGCCGGCAAATACTCCACCCTGGCCGATATCGGCATCACCACCGATCGGTCCAACGGCACCCTTGCCATCGATTCGACCAAGCTTGCCGATGCCCTGGGAAGCAATTTCAACGATGTTGTCGAGCTCTTCACGAAAAACGGCGGTGTCTCCAACCTTGCCACTGAGAAGTATGGCGTGGCCGAGCAATTCAGGAAAACCATCGACCGCTTTACCCACACGTACGAGGGGCCGTCCTCCACGGCCAACGGCATCATTTCGAGCCGGGTGCGGGGGCTCAACGACACCATCAAGAGCATCGACGACCAGATCGCGGCCATGGAAGTGCGGATGGCGCGCAAGGAAGAGGCCTTGAAAAAGCAGTTCACCGCCATGGAGACCCTTGTCAGCAGTCTCACAACGCAGGGAAATTCGCTCATCAATTACCTGTACAGGTCATAG
- a CDS encoding flagellar biosynthesis protein FlgJ, with amino-acid sequence MHTRMPTETLMADAETARARQLASRAGKVEQERMAAKKVAREFEAVFIGMMLKSMRDTVGKDDLTGGGRGEEIFRSMLDQEYATACAASGGLGLAPLIEQQILPRETQPSVVPAAKPAADEKNGAR; translated from the coding sequence ATGCACACACGTATGCCGACCGAAACTCTCATGGCTGACGCCGAAACGGCACGCGCCCGGCAACTGGCTTCCCGGGCCGGGAAGGTCGAGCAGGAACGGATGGCGGCAAAGAAGGTTGCCCGGGAGTTCGAAGCCGTGTTCATCGGCATGATGCTCAAGTCCATGCGCGACACCGTGGGCAAGGACGACCTCACCGGCGGCGGCAGGGGGGAGGAGATATTCCGCTCCATGCTCGACCAGGAGTATGCCACGGCCTGTGCGGCGTCGGGCGGGCTCGGCCTGGCCCCCCTCATCGAGCAGCAGATTCTGCCCCGTGAGACGCAACCCTCCGTAGTGCCGGCGGCGAAGCCGGCCGCGGATGAAAAGAACGGTGCCCGATAG
- a CDS encoding flagellar biosynthesis protein FlgL, producing MRVTQNTTANLVLNSLQTIRRRMEELEQQASTGVKISAPGDDPVTAQQILHMKSLMAAGDQYSRNISNGISWLSMTEAAMDEMGNVLTRAKELTVQMANATSDAKARESGMNEIIQLRNQLIQLGNTQLNGRYVFGGFKNDTPPFDAAGAFNGTDDSITIEIDRGAFVPINYSGGNLLRGGTPPGSTGTDIIGTFDNLITALSANDQAGVQAELPNLESALSQVLSNRTDLGARMNRLESQKNVIEEMKFSLTKVLSDKQDVDFMQVISDLTKQQTAFEAAIAASGKISQVSLLDYLS from the coding sequence ATGAGAGTAACGCAAAACACCACGGCAAACCTGGTCCTCAACAGCCTCCAGACGATCAGGCGGCGAATGGAGGAGCTGGAGCAGCAGGCATCCACCGGCGTGAAGATCAGCGCTCCGGGGGACGATCCGGTCACGGCCCAGCAGATTCTCCACATGAAGTCGCTCATGGCGGCGGGGGATCAGTATTCGCGCAATATCTCCAACGGCATTTCCTGGCTCTCCATGACCGAGGCGGCCATGGACGAGATGGGGAACGTGCTCACCCGGGCCAAGGAGCTGACGGTGCAGATGGCCAACGCCACCAGCGATGCCAAGGCCCGGGAATCGGGCATGAACGAGATCATCCAGTTGCGCAACCAGCTCATTCAGCTCGGCAATACCCAGCTCAACGGTCGCTACGTGTTCGGAGGGTTCAAGAACGACACCCCTCCCTTCGATGCCGCGGGAGCGTTCAACGGCACCGATGACAGCATTACCATCGAGATCGACCGGGGCGCCTTCGTGCCGATCAACTACTCGGGCGGCAACCTGCTCCGTGGCGGCACTCCGCCGGGGTCCACCGGTACCGACATCATCGGGACGTTCGACAACCTGATCACGGCCCTGAGTGCCAACGACCAGGCGGGTGTGCAGGCGGAACTGCCGAACCTGGAGTCCGCCCTGTCCCAGGTCCTGTCGAACCGCACCGATCTCGGCGCCCGCATGAACCGGCTCGAAAGCCAGAAGAACGTCATCGAGGAGATGAAGTTCAGCCTCACAAAGGTTCTCTCCGATAAGCAGGACGTGGATTTCATGCAGGTCATCAGCGACCTGACCAAGCAGCAGACGGCTTTTGAAGCGGCGATCGCGGCGTCGGGGAAAATTTCGCAAGTTTCACTTCTTGACTACCTCTCGTAG
- the flgG gene encoding flagellar basal-body rod protein FlgG (makes up the distal portion of the flagellar basal body rod; Bradyrhizobium has one thick flagellum and several thin flagella; the Bradyrhizobium protein in this cluster is associated with the thick flagella) yields the protein MIRALWTAASGMQAQQTNIDVVANNLANVNTTGFKKSRADFQDLMYQNLKTSGAPSTSSTQVPSGIQIGLGAKLAAVTKLFSEGNINQTGNELDIAIEGDGFFQIQMPDGTTTYSRAGAFKRDDQGRVVTSDGYPMLPELVVPSNATSISIGNDGTVSVTQAGQTSPTNIGNIQLATFSNPSGLTALGRNLFQESDSSGTPTTGTPGQNGIGTLAQGFLEMSNVSVMEEMVNMIVGQRAYEVNSKAVQTADDMLQQANNLRR from the coding sequence ATGATCAGAGCATTGTGGACGGCGGCCTCAGGGATGCAGGCCCAGCAGACGAACATCGACGTCGTCGCCAACAACCTGGCCAACGTCAACACCACGGGCTTCAAGAAGAGCCGTGCCGATTTCCAGGATCTCATGTACCAGAACCTGAAAACCTCCGGCGCCCCCTCCACGAGCTCGACCCAGGTGCCGAGCGGCATCCAGATCGGCCTCGGCGCCAAGCTGGCCGCGGTGACGAAGCTGTTCAGCGAGGGGAACATCAATCAGACCGGCAATGAGCTCGATATCGCCATCGAAGGGGACGGCTTCTTCCAGATCCAGATGCCCGACGGCACCACGACCTACTCCCGCGCCGGCGCCTTCAAGCGCGACGACCAGGGCAGGGTGGTCACCTCCGATGGCTACCCCATGCTCCCCGAGCTGGTGGTGCCGAGCAACGCCACCTCCATCAGCATCGGCAATGACGGCACCGTGTCGGTCACCCAGGCGGGCCAGACCTCGCCCACCAATATCGGCAATATCCAACTGGCCACCTTCTCCAATCCGTCGGGGCTTACCGCCCTTGGGCGCAACCTCTTCCAGGAGTCGGATTCCTCGGGCACTCCCACCACCGGCACCCCGGGGCAGAACGGCATCGGCACCCTGGCCCAGGGCTTCCTGGAGATGAGCAACGTGAGCGTCATGGAGGAGATGGTCAACATGATCGTGGGCCAGCGGGCCTACGAGGTCAACTCCAAGGCGGTCCAGACCGCCGACGACATGCTCCAGCAGGCCAACAACCTGCGGCGGTAA
- a CDS encoding flagellar export chaperone FliS: MLTPFNQYQNTQVGTASPEKILIMLYDGAINFSKIALERMEKKDLAGKGKYISKAQAIVSELMNTLNHDVGGGITQRLEQLYIYVIDEYINANINNSPRALENAIRILTVLRDTWVEAIDIWKREREAVPPSIHQPGYVAGQAR; encoded by the coding sequence ATGCTGACCCCTTTCAACCAGTACCAGAACACCCAGGTCGGGACTGCCAGCCCGGAAAAGATCCTGATCATGCTCTATGACGGAGCCATCAACTTCTCGAAGATCGCCCTCGAACGGATGGAAAAGAAGGACCTGGCGGGGAAGGGCAAATACATCAGCAAGGCCCAGGCCATTGTTTCCGAACTGATGAATACCCTCAACCACGACGTGGGCGGCGGTATCACCCAGCGCCTTGAGCAGCTTTACATCTACGTCATCGACGAGTACATCAACGCCAACATCAACAACTCGCCCCGGGCCCTGGAGAACGCCATCAGGATCCTTACCGTGCTCCGCGACACCTGGGTCGAGGCCATCGACATCTGGAAGCGGGAGCGTGAAGCCGTGCCCCCGTCGATCCATCAGCCGGGTTACGTGGCGGGGCAGGCACGATGA
- a CDS encoding RNA polymerase subunit sigma (involved in the initiation of sporulation and glycogen biosynthesis), whose amino-acid sequence MNCMLKAYEQEAQRSAAQTRDELIVNHLPLVKFLVGRIASQLPPHLDQEDLMSAAIIGLITAAERFDPARGVQFKTFAEQRIRGTIIDELRSQDWLTRSLRDKFKKLEKEFVLLEHRLGRNPTSEEVATALKMSVDEYYQMLEEIHLLSFVSLNESWEDDDGSPFGLLDILADTSIENPQSQLMARQMLDSLTESIESLPEKERLVITLYYYEELNLKEIGAVLELSESRISQLHSQAIVRLRAKMKNMR is encoded by the coding sequence ATGAACTGCATGCTGAAGGCATACGAGCAGGAAGCCCAGCGGTCAGCGGCCCAGACCCGCGACGAACTCATCGTGAACCATCTCCCGCTGGTCAAATTCCTGGTCGGGCGGATCGCCTCACAGCTTCCCCCTCACCTGGACCAGGAAGATCTCATGAGCGCGGCGATCATCGGTCTGATCACCGCGGCAGAGCGTTTCGACCCGGCCCGCGGCGTGCAGTTCAAGACCTTTGCCGAGCAGCGGATCCGGGGAACCATCATCGATGAGCTCCGTTCCCAGGACTGGCTGACCCGGTCGCTGCGGGACAAGTTCAAGAAGCTGGAGAAGGAGTTCGTGCTCCTGGAGCACCGGTTGGGGCGCAATCCCACCAGCGAAGAGGTGGCCACCGCCCTCAAGATGAGCGTTGACGAGTATTACCAGATGCTGGAGGAGATTCACCTCCTCTCCTTCGTCAGTCTGAACGAATCCTGGGAGGACGACGACGGCAGCCCCTTCGGGCTTCTGGACATCCTGGCCGACACCTCCATCGAGAACCCCCAGAGCCAGCTCATGGCGCGCCAGATGCTCGATTCGCTCACCGAGTCCATTGAGTCGCTTCCGGAGAAGGAGCGGCTGGTCATTACCCTCTACTATTACGAGGAGCTGAACCTGAAGGAAATCGGCGCCGTGCTGGAACTGTCGGAGTCGCGCATTTCCCAGCTCCACAGCCAGGCCATCGTGCGGCTGCGGGCCAAGATGAAGAACATGAGGTAA